The nucleotide window CGATGGTCTGACCTATCACTTCCATCTTCCTTCGTGAGTGCCTTGCGAGAGTATAGCTCGTACTTCGCTGCAGGAAAGCGGGGGAAAAACGGGCAGAGGGCAGCGAAGGCGTGCCGCTTTTCTCGTACCCCTCTGCTCCCCTTTTCCTTTTCTCCTCTTCTACATCGGTTTAAAGCAGGTGAGGTGCCCGTCGCCATAGAAGACCTCATAGCGATCTGAGAGGAAGTCGCGGAGACAGTCGGCGATCGAAAAAATGATGGGCGGGGATGCGTCGGATTCGACGTCTTCTGCGAAGCGCGAATAGAAGTCACGGCCGACTCCTTCCGGCCGGACGGGACGGTAGAGGTATATGAAATCGAAACCTCGAGCGGGAACCTCGCGCACGTCATCGACGATCCAGCTGACCCGATTCGAAGGTATGCCGAACCACTCTCGGAGGCATTCACCGATTTCGGCCATCCGCGCCGAGATCTCGATTTGGACGGTTTTTCCGTGAGGGTAGAGTTTCTGCAGGAGGAGTCCCTGCAGACCGTTTCCGGCGCCGAAATCGGCACTGATCGTCGCCGGATGGATCCAGGGCTGCGCCTTGAGGATCGGACTCAACCCTCCAGCGTGGTTCCAGTAACCACCTGCCTCGTCCATCCGCCGCCGTTCATCCTCCGAGTAGAGAGCCTCGTTCATGTGGACGTGCGCGTAGAGTTCGAGAAAAGCCTCTTCGATCTTGTCGCCGTCACCGGAGTGGAGGGTCGACTCCAAACGTTCCCGGAGTGCTCCGAATTTGGGGAAGAGAATCTGCTCGGGTGGCTCTGGTAGCTCGAGAAACAACCGAATGAGCGATGCCAGGCGTTTGAGCTCGTCCGGGGGGCGCTGCGACGCGTCGAGCCGCATGAGTAAATCGTCCGGTGAGCCTGATTCGACGTTACCCGTCATATGACGGTTGTACCACTGGTCGCTTTGATGCGTGTTATTTCAGCGGAAATCCAGGATCCAAGAAGTCGATGGAATCTTGGGAACTGGTGAGTCGGGGAAGCGTAGGCTAAACTTGTTGAGAGGAGCAGCTTAGGTCTCGAGTTCTTCGGCCGGAAGGGGCGGAGCTGGGTGGAAGAAGTCAAATCGATTCTCACGGTCGCTCTCGACGACGAAACCTTCGAACGCATTGCACCGCTTCTCAAGCGCAGCAGTCTATCGGTGAGGTCGGTTACCCAGGCCTCGGAGGCGGAAACCGTGGCGCACAACGAGCAGTTCCACCTCGTGATCTGCCGTTACCCGTTGCCGGATTTGAAACTGCGGGAGTTCGTGACCTCGATCCGAGGTCGATCGAGCGCCAGCCGGAGCGCGTCTCTGATGCTGCTCACCATCCCGGAGATGGCGACGGAGGCGCGATCCGGTGTTCGGGGAGGCCCGTTTCTCGTCTTTTCGGGCCAGGAGCCCGTCGGCACCCTCGGCCAGGGGGCGGCCCATCTCCTGAAGGTTGCTCCCCGCTATGCGCCGCGCATTTCGACACGCCTCAGCACCAGCCTCGAAGAGGGTAGCGACAGCCACCAGGGATGGGTGGTCAACCTCTCGAGGACCGGAATGCTGGTGAGTGATGCACCGATGCTCGCAGTTGGTGCGTTGTGCGCCTTCGATTTCAAGCTTCCCAACGGCGAGATCGTCAGGGGGTCGGCGGAAGTGGTGCGTCACGCCAAACCACGACGGGAAAGGGTCACCGGATTTGCCCTCAATTTCGTGACCTTCGAGCCGGGCTGCAAGGAGGCTCTGATGGCCTGGTGTGATGGGGTCGAGCCTGGGGATTCCTGATTGGTTCCTTCCGGGCGAAACCAGTCTGAATGGGTGTGCAGCGCGTGCGGCGTGGGTCACGCCGGACGGCTTTCGGCGGTTATTTCATGGCAGCCCGAGTGTCTTCGAGAAGAGCCTGCGCCGAATCCAGCTCCCGCCCTTCTCCCAAGGTAGCGATGAGTGCCTCGAGTATATCCACCGTCTCGCCATACCGCCGCTGATTGTAGGCGTCGATGGCGCGGTTGTACTCGTCAACGAAACGGTTGTAGTCGAGGGTTCGACGGATTTCGCGAATCCGTCCGTCGAGCCACTCCTGCTGTTCGCCTCCAACCCTGGTTCGCATCTCCTCCAGAAAGTCGATCGCAGCAGTGAATTCCCTGGCCACGATGAGACGGTTGAGCTCGTCGATTTCAGCGGCGGTCGGGGACGGGCTGAAGGTCGATATCGAAGCGGCTTCGTTCGGGCGCTCCGGGGCGTTGATCTGCGCCAGAAGACGGCGACAGGAAAACGCGATGGGCCCCTCGTCGACAAGTTCCAGCGCCGCTTCGATCAGTTCGCGCGCGCCCTCTCTGTCATCATTCGAGAAGAGTTCCTGCGCATGATTGTAGAGGGATGCCGCCCTGTACTCGGTCACCGCGCGTCGCGCGGAATCGAGGCTCAGGCGAGCCATCCCGGGGTTCAGCGAGCGTTCGATCAGCTGCTCTGACAGCTCGATCCTCTCGACTGCCGCGTCCGGTTGGCCCTTTTGAAGGGACTCGCGGGCGCGCAAGACGTCGTGTTGAATGACGAGCATCCACATTTTCTTTTGGGTTTCACGGTCCGACCGGAGGAACCTTTCGGTCAGCGAAACTGCCTCTTGACGCCGGTCGAGACGCAGGTACAGCCGAATCAGGTCGCGTGCTGCGGCGATATCGGATGGCCGCATTATGAGTGCAACGCGAGCAGCCTCCACCGCCTCCGGAGACGTGATCCCTGCATCGGCGTAAACCTCCGAGAGTGATGCCCACGCCGGAGCGAAGGACGGATCGAGCTCGGTGCTGCGCGTCAGGACATCTACTGCGTGCTCGAACCCTTCGCCCCGGCGGCTCAGAAACTGACCCCAACGAAATGCCACCAGGGCGTCTTCGGGGCTGGCCGCAAACGCTCGTTGATGGAGGCCCCGGGCGACCTCCCAGTCCGCCGCTTTTTCGGCTTCGATCGCCAGCGAGGACAGGACTGGGCCGTAGTGCGGATCAAGCTCCAGCGCCGCCTCGAAATAGGCGCGCCTTTCCGGGCGATCCGGATGTTGGCTCGCGAGCAGTTCTCCGAGACGATGGAACGTCTCTGCTCGAGACATCTTTCGAACCTCGAGGCTTTTGTCGAGGTCGATTTTCGCCTGCAACTCGATCGACGGCAGGCGAAGCGACCGGATATACGCACGGAGTTCGCGCATCAGCGTTTCGTAATCGGATGAAAAGGCTTCCGCGAATGCTTCGTCCGAAGGTGCGCCGTTGCGAATCGATTCGAGGTAGGTGGCGACCTGTGACCTGCGTTCCTCGCTCCCCAACAGAAGGTAGTGGACGAGGGCCCAGCTCTCGGCGTAAAAGACGTTCTTGCGATCGGTTTCGTTGTACAGCTCCGACATGCGATCAACTGCAAACAGCCGTTGGAGAGGTATCAGGGTCGAGTTTCGCAGGAGGATGAGATGGCGGGCGACGGGAAGGCCGATCGTGACCCTGTTTCCGGACACGTGAAAGCTCTCGTAGAACTCGGCCAGGCCTTCCGAAAACCAGACCGGGAGGTACCACAGGTTGTTATTGGCCACATAGTGGACGTACTCGTGATAGATGAGCGCGGAATCGTCCGGGGTGTCGGCGTTGATCGCGATGAAGTTCGCCTCTTCATTGGCGAAGAAGTAGCCACTGACATCGGCCGGCCGGCCGTCGTAGAGGATCTTGAAGGGGAGGAAAGAACGCCTGCCCTTGAAGACATAGATATAGGTCTGCAGGGGAGATTGGAGTTCGTAATCGGTCAACTGAGAGAGGACCGCTCGCAATTCCTCGAGATCGACAGCGATGCTCCTCGTGGTCTGCCGACCCGCATTGCTGAAGAAACGGAAGTTGGTGGTACGGACCTCGATCCAGTTGTCGCCCGGTTTCAGCAAGGTTGACTCTGCCGCCGATTTGTTGAGCGGAGACATCGCGAGGAGAAACCCGAGAACACCGGCGACCAGCTTCATTATCCGAGCCACCGCTCATTATCCCCGCACCCCGGTTCAGAGAGTATTTTCATGGTGGGTGAATACGGCGGGCGGACCGTTCAGGTTACAGCTGATCGAGGCACATCTCGAGACAAACTCGTCGAAAGCCCGTGTGCAAGGTGGGTCATTTGGTTGGATGTTATGGTGAGCTTCCAGGTGGGAAAAATAGGAAGGCTGTTAAGGCACGGGCGTATTCGAACGAGTTTGCGAAAGACCTTTTCGTCCTCGCCAAATAAATATATAAGCATAGAGTTAATTTGTCAAGAGAATCAATTATTTAAGAATGATTCTCAGCTGGCGGCAGCTGAGAATCAGACTGGAAAACCTCGATGCGCAGGGGTTGTCAGCAGACGCCGACCCGCTGCTCAGTATTGTCGACGATGCGGAGCCTGAGCAGTAGCAGAAGATCATGGGCGGAGACCGGTTTCTGAAGAAACGTGAGTCTGGCTTTGCCGAATCTCGCTCCAATCTCGAAAACCGGGTGATCCGTGAGCGCCACGATGTGGCTCTGACAGTCGCTGAGATTGGCGAGGGTGATGAGATCCATCGGTTCGTGCTCGAGCAGCGACATGTCGATGATGAGATAGTTCGGCGGATCTGCAGCACAGATCTGCCTGGTTTGCGGAAGGGTGGAGCACCCGGTCACTCGAACCGAAGAAAGCTCGGCGAAACCATCGAAAACGGCCCACAGGAGCTCCTCCTCGCGGGTCGCAATGACAACGTGGACCATTTCCGGCGTCGTCATCGGCTCGCGGAGCTTTGCGAGCTCGTTTTTCTGATTGCTTGCGGAGTCTGTGTGATTGCCCATTTTGTGCTCCCTGACCGGTGTTCGATCGGTCGCACTCGTTTTGAGCAAGCTGCGTGCCAGAATTTTCCCCAGAGTATCGGCTCGAATCCTGTCTCAAGTTGGGACGGCTGAACCGTTCAGATTCTACCTCGAAGATCCTCTCGCGGGAGCACGACGCCCGCTGGGTCTTCTGGTGGCCGACGGCGAGACGCCCTCGGCAATCACCGTGACGTTGTCGATGTACCAGCCGTCGCGACCGTTGCACCCGTCGATTCCGAAGTCCCACCGGAGCCTGACGCTGTCACCGGGATCAGCGAAGAAACCGAGGTCTATCTGTGACTGGCCCCAGCTCCCGCCGAAGACGTGCCCCTCGTCCTCGCCCGTGTAGGCGGCCTCGCCGGAGAGGGGGTTCGTGTTCGTGTACTCTTCATCTTCGATCGTCATGGTCACGATGACCGAGGAGTTGTACGGATTGTGGATGAAGGCCGCAGATGGGACGATCTGGTACTCACTTCCATTGACGCTAATCTTGAGGTTGCCGCCGTCCCAGCCGTCCTCGGTGTAGACCCAGTGGTCGAAGGCGAGGACGGCGCCAGTGGCTGTGGCCGGTATGCGGATCTCAGGGCTTTCGAGCCGGGTCACGCCCGACTGGTCGTCGTCGTTCGGTTCGCAGTTGCCGATCAAGACGCTGTTGATGGCCCAGAG belongs to Acidobacteriota bacterium and includes:
- a CDS encoding PilZ domain-containing protein, with the translated sequence MEEVKSILTVALDDETFERIAPLLKRSSLSVRSVTQASEAETVAHNEQFHLVICRYPLPDLKLREFVTSIRGRSSASRSASLMLLTIPEMATEARSGVRGGPFLVFSGQEPVGTLGQGAAHLLKVAPRYAPRISTRLSTSLEEGSDSHQGWVVNLSRTGMLVSDAPMLAVGALCAFDFKLPNGEIVRGSAEVVRHAKPRRERVTGFALNFVTFEPGCKEALMAWCDGVEPGDS
- a CDS encoding DUF1570 domain-containing protein, producing MKLVAGVLGFLLAMSPLNKSAAESTLLKPGDNWIEVRTTNFRFFSNAGRQTTRSIAVDLEELRAVLSQLTDYELQSPLQTYIYVFKGRRSFLPFKILYDGRPADVSGYFFANEEANFIAINADTPDDSALIYHEYVHYVANNNLWYLPVWFSEGLAEFYESFHVSGNRVTIGLPVARHLILLRNSTLIPLQRLFAVDRMSELYNETDRKNVFYAESWALVHYLLLGSEERRSQVATYLESIRNGAPSDEAFAEAFSSDYETLMRELRAYIRSLRLPSIELQAKIDLDKSLEVRKMSRAETFHRLGELLASQHPDRPERRAYFEAALELDPHYGPVLSSLAIEAEKAADWEVARGLHQRAFAASPEDALVAFRWGQFLSRRGEGFEHAVDVLTRSTELDPSFAPAWASLSEVYADAGITSPEAVEAARVALIMRPSDIAAARDLIRLYLRLDRRQEAVSLTERFLRSDRETQKKMWMLVIQHDVLRARESLQKGQPDAAVERIELSEQLIERSLNPGMARLSLDSARRAVTEYRAASLYNHAQELFSNDDREGARELIEAALELVDEGPIAFSCRRLLAQINAPERPNEAASISTFSPSPTAAEIDELNRLIVAREFTAAIDFLEEMRTRVGGEQQEWLDGRIREIRRTLDYNRFVDEYNRAIDAYNQRRYGETVDILEALIATLGEGRELDSAQALLEDTRAAMK